One Coffea arabica cultivar ET-39 chromosome 5e, Coffea Arabica ET-39 HiFi, whole genome shotgun sequence DNA segment encodes these proteins:
- the LOC113743198 gene encoding small ubiquitin-related modifier 1 gives MSQAAEEDKKPSGDQSAHINLKVKGQDGNEVFFRIKRSTQLKKLMNAYCDRQSVDLNSIAFLFDGRRLRGEQTPEELEMEDGDEIDAMLHQTGG, from the exons ATGTCGCAGGCTGCTGAAGAAGATAAGAAACCCAGCGGAGATCAATCTGCCCACATCAATCTTAAAGTGAAAGGCCAg GATGGAAATGAAGTCTTTTTCAGGATCAAAAGAAGTACTCAGCTTAAAAAGCTTATGAATGCTTATTGTGACCGCCAGTCTGTGGATCTTAATTCAATTGCATTCCTGTTTGATGGGCGTCGTCTTCGCGGAGAGCAGACTCCCGAAGAG cTGGAAATGGAAGATGGGGACGAGATTGATGCAATGCTGCACCAAACTGGAGGCTAG
- the LOC113688230 gene encoding uncharacterized protein isoform X1: MMRNRDHGCYICPLTSLQIGDLQSYLSHLSLFLAPESKKFYILVDNRPWLKDLVSGAHFWQLMVTKSRLSPFANTRGKKGKKETSEVTDLRVTPKSTASKSKKFKRWFSLVEAATLSRKRALLPVKKLRSALVFNSKLHRTLYGFIVFEIAWHNVRGLNYLNELQTDTSLAVESRFMNRWEFDSIAQAARSISSWFPGTTNERKFLNDYLESTGEVFFDAQENFPRTNIPEDLTCDVSDGGDESSCIYSSSFSAYPARTESGTNMLQTPPPTNGPCKRRKLTNSPSNELEFDIFCKETHGESVGSPIHSRDSYASDCEDVIEASQYSDVLILFRFDDPDLPFKLKEIIVSDLRLLRLLEAGLPSWVIFLQSYPVFSRIYRPWMCPLARALYVLISVVTVLIGFYDLYKNVPVLKATASHLFGPLFDWIETWEMTSRIKYLGTMLFLHNFQKAVRWFLMMTQAVRSFLSIFIQPMAGPFSEFLDFFLPFWNMCIQIVESFFSVLWMVIESSWSLVGNLVEILLMPLWFILSVCWSIATYFLYPVIWVLWEMLYAPIRLVLGLYGLLVSISLCIYGLLKDMWLVMSGVFQFSSGVKSTVRSSEVSMLRSLWNDLFSQIFRAVRSILNGFVAFFTACNRHRLSFFCSIYNHWKEVVQKVHQPGKRSVGSNSTKRSESLVLSYGECKSGAKMMEDRDEFQPPLKFRKVS, encoded by the exons ATGATGCGGAACCGTGACCATGGCTGCTATATTTGTCCCTTAACCAGCTTGCAAATTGG GGACTTGCAGTCTTATCTTTCACATCTTAGCCTCTTCCTTGCACCTGAGAGTAAGAAATTCTATATTCTTGTGGATAATCGACCATGGTTGAAAGATCTAGTTTCAGGTGCACATTTTTGGCAATTGATGGTCACTAAG TCAAGGTTGTCCCCTTTTGCAAATACCAGAgggaagaaagggaaaaaggaaacatCTGAAGTCACTGACCTTCGAGTCACTCCAAAATCAACTGCAAGTAAATCGAAGAAGTTTAAAAGATGGTTCTCTCTTGTAGAGGCTGCAACTTTATCACGGAAGAGGGCTTTGCTACCCGTAAAAAAATTGAGGAGTGCACTAGTGTTTAACAGCAAGTTGCATAGAACCCTGTACGGGTTTATAGTCTTCGAGATTGCATGGCACAATGTTCGTGGTTTAAATTACTTGAATGAGCTTCAG ACCGATACATCACTTGCTGTCGAGTCCAGATTCATGAACAGATGGGAATTTGATAGTATAGCACAAGCTGCTAGATCCATTTCTTCATGGTTTCCTGGGACAACCAATGAACGGAAGTTTTTGAATGATTATCTGGAGTCCACAG GAGAGGTCTTCTTTGATGCTCAAGAAAACTTTCCAAGGACCAACATTCCAGAGGATCTTACTTGTGATGTCTCTGATGGTGGGGATGAATCTTCTTGCATTTATAGCTCCAGTTTCAGTGCATATCCTGCTAGAACAGAGAGTGGAACAAATATGCTACAAACCCCACCTCCAACTAATGGTCCGTGTAAGAGAAGAAAACTGACGAACTCACCGAGTAATGAACTTGAGTTTGACATATTCTGCAAAGAAACACATGGTGAGTCTGTTGGTTCACCAATTCATTCTCGGGACTCTTATGCGAGTGACTGTGAAGATGTAATTGAAGCTTCCCAGTACAGCGATGTCTTGATTCTGTTTCGGTTTGATGATCCTGACCTCCCTTTTAAACTGAAGGAAATAATTGTTTCTGATTTGCGGCTACTTAGATTGTTAGAGGCTGGGCTTCCTTCTTGGGTTATCTTTCTTCAATCTTATCCAGTCTTTTCCCGTATTTACCGCCCATGGATGTGCCCTCTAGCCAGAGCTTTATATGTGCTCATTTCAGTTGTCACTGTTCTTATTGGATTCTATGACCTTTACAAGAATGTACCTGTTCTCAAAGCAACGGCGTCTCATTTGTTTGGGCCACTTTTTGATTGGATAGAAACATGGGAAATGACATCCAGAATTAAGTACTTAGGAACTATGTTATTTCTGCACAATTTTCAGAAGGCTGTTAGGTGGTTCCTCATGATGACACAGGCTGTACGGTCATTTCTTTCTATATTTATACAGCCAATGGCTGGACCATTCTCAGAATTTTTGGATTTCTTCCTTCCATTCTGGAATATGTGTATACAAATAGTAGAGAGCTTTTTCTCAGTACTTTGGATGGTCATTGAGTCGTCTTGGAGTCTAGTTGGGAACCTTGTTGAGATTCTACTCATGCCGCTATGGTTTATCCTATCAGTTTGTTGGAGCATTG CGACATATTTCTTATATCCTGTTATCTGGGTTCTCTGGGAAATGCTCTATGCTCCGATCCGTTTGGTTCTTGGATTATATGGCCTTCTGGTATCCATTTCCTTATGCATATATGGGTTACTCAAAGATATGTGGCTGGTAATGAGTGGCGTATTTCAGTTTAGTTCGGGTGTAAAATCAACAGTGAGGTCATCAGAGGTGTCCATGTTGCGGTCTCTTTGGAATGACCTTTTTTCCCAG ATTTTTCGTGCTGTACGGAGCATTTTAAATGGCTTTGTTGCTTTCTTTACTGCATGCAATAGGCATCGTCTAAG TTTCTTTTGCAGTATTTACAATCATTGGAAGGAGGTTGTTCAAAAAGTGCATCAGCCTGGTAAAAGATCTGTGGGTTCTAATTCGACTAAAAGATCCGAATCCCTAGTTTTGAGTTATGGAGAATGCAAATCAGGAGCTAAGATG ATGGAAGATAGAGACGAATTTCAGCCCCCACTGAAGTTCAGGAAGGTTAGTTGA
- the LOC113688230 gene encoding uncharacterized protein isoform X2, with protein sequence MMRNRDHGCYICPLTSLQIGDLQSYLSHLSLFLAPESKKFYILVDNRPWLKDLVSGAHFWQLMVTKSRLSPFANTRGKKGKKETSEVTDLRVTPKSTASKSKKFKRWFSLVEAATLSRKRALLPVKKLRSALVFNSKLHRTLYGFIVFEIAWHNVRGLNYLNELQTDTSLAVESRFMNRWEFDSIAQAARSISSWFPGTTNERKFLNDYLESTGEVFFDAQENFPRTNIPEDLTCDVSDGGDESSCIYSSSFSAYPARTESGTNMLQTPPPTNGPCKRRKLTNSPSNELEFDIFCKETHGESVGSPIHSRDSYASDCEDVIEASQYSDVLILFRFDDPDLPFKLKEIIVSDLRLLRLLEAGLPSWVIFLQSYPVFSRIYRPWMCPLARALYVLISVVTVLIGFYDLYKNVPVLKATASHLFGPLFDWIETWEMTSRIKYLGTMLFLHNFQKAVRWFLMMTQAVRSFLSIFIQPMAGPFSEFLDFFLPFWNMCIQIVESFFSVLWMVIESSWSLVGNLVEILLMPLWFILSVCWSIATYFLYPVIWVLWEMLYAPIRLVLGLYGLLVSISLCIYGLLKDMWLVMSGVFQFSSGVKSTVRSSEVSMLRSLWNDLFSQIFRAVRSILNGFVAFFTACNRHRLSIYNHWKEVVQKVHQPGKRSVGSNSTKRSESLVLSYGECKSGAKMMEDRDEFQPPLKFRKVS encoded by the exons ATGATGCGGAACCGTGACCATGGCTGCTATATTTGTCCCTTAACCAGCTTGCAAATTGG GGACTTGCAGTCTTATCTTTCACATCTTAGCCTCTTCCTTGCACCTGAGAGTAAGAAATTCTATATTCTTGTGGATAATCGACCATGGTTGAAAGATCTAGTTTCAGGTGCACATTTTTGGCAATTGATGGTCACTAAG TCAAGGTTGTCCCCTTTTGCAAATACCAGAgggaagaaagggaaaaaggaaacatCTGAAGTCACTGACCTTCGAGTCACTCCAAAATCAACTGCAAGTAAATCGAAGAAGTTTAAAAGATGGTTCTCTCTTGTAGAGGCTGCAACTTTATCACGGAAGAGGGCTTTGCTACCCGTAAAAAAATTGAGGAGTGCACTAGTGTTTAACAGCAAGTTGCATAGAACCCTGTACGGGTTTATAGTCTTCGAGATTGCATGGCACAATGTTCGTGGTTTAAATTACTTGAATGAGCTTCAG ACCGATACATCACTTGCTGTCGAGTCCAGATTCATGAACAGATGGGAATTTGATAGTATAGCACAAGCTGCTAGATCCATTTCTTCATGGTTTCCTGGGACAACCAATGAACGGAAGTTTTTGAATGATTATCTGGAGTCCACAG GAGAGGTCTTCTTTGATGCTCAAGAAAACTTTCCAAGGACCAACATTCCAGAGGATCTTACTTGTGATGTCTCTGATGGTGGGGATGAATCTTCTTGCATTTATAGCTCCAGTTTCAGTGCATATCCTGCTAGAACAGAGAGTGGAACAAATATGCTACAAACCCCACCTCCAACTAATGGTCCGTGTAAGAGAAGAAAACTGACGAACTCACCGAGTAATGAACTTGAGTTTGACATATTCTGCAAAGAAACACATGGTGAGTCTGTTGGTTCACCAATTCATTCTCGGGACTCTTATGCGAGTGACTGTGAAGATGTAATTGAAGCTTCCCAGTACAGCGATGTCTTGATTCTGTTTCGGTTTGATGATCCTGACCTCCCTTTTAAACTGAAGGAAATAATTGTTTCTGATTTGCGGCTACTTAGATTGTTAGAGGCTGGGCTTCCTTCTTGGGTTATCTTTCTTCAATCTTATCCAGTCTTTTCCCGTATTTACCGCCCATGGATGTGCCCTCTAGCCAGAGCTTTATATGTGCTCATTTCAGTTGTCACTGTTCTTATTGGATTCTATGACCTTTACAAGAATGTACCTGTTCTCAAAGCAACGGCGTCTCATTTGTTTGGGCCACTTTTTGATTGGATAGAAACATGGGAAATGACATCCAGAATTAAGTACTTAGGAACTATGTTATTTCTGCACAATTTTCAGAAGGCTGTTAGGTGGTTCCTCATGATGACACAGGCTGTACGGTCATTTCTTTCTATATTTATACAGCCAATGGCTGGACCATTCTCAGAATTTTTGGATTTCTTCCTTCCATTCTGGAATATGTGTATACAAATAGTAGAGAGCTTTTTCTCAGTACTTTGGATGGTCATTGAGTCGTCTTGGAGTCTAGTTGGGAACCTTGTTGAGATTCTACTCATGCCGCTATGGTTTATCCTATCAGTTTGTTGGAGCATTG CGACATATTTCTTATATCCTGTTATCTGGGTTCTCTGGGAAATGCTCTATGCTCCGATCCGTTTGGTTCTTGGATTATATGGCCTTCTGGTATCCATTTCCTTATGCATATATGGGTTACTCAAAGATATGTGGCTGGTAATGAGTGGCGTATTTCAGTTTAGTTCGGGTGTAAAATCAACAGTGAGGTCATCAGAGGTGTCCATGTTGCGGTCTCTTTGGAATGACCTTTTTTCCCAG ATTTTTCGTGCTGTACGGAGCATTTTAAATGGCTTTGTTGCTTTCTTTACTGCATGCAATAGGCATCGTCTAAG TATTTACAATCATTGGAAGGAGGTTGTTCAAAAAGTGCATCAGCCTGGTAAAAGATCTGTGGGTTCTAATTCGACTAAAAGATCCGAATCCCTAGTTTTGAGTTATGGAGAATGCAAATCAGGAGCTAAGATG ATGGAAGATAGAGACGAATTTCAGCCCCCACTGAAGTTCAGGAAGGTTAGTTGA